The Streptomyces tendae genome has a window encoding:
- the cseB gene encoding two-component system response regulator CseB, producing the protein MADQTHVLFVEDDDVIREATQLTLERDGFAVTAMPDGLSGLEAFRADRPDIALLDVMVPGLDGVSLCRRIRDESMVPVIMLSARADAIDVVLGLEAGADDYVTKPFDAAVLVARIRAVLRRFERAGGAGQGRDAEDVGAVLAFGELVVDTEGMEVRKAGEPVALTPTEMRLLLEFSAAPGTVLSRDKLLERVWEYGWGGDTRVVDVHVQRLRAKIGQDRIETVRGFGYKLKA; encoded by the coding sequence ATGGCAGACCAGACCCACGTCCTGTTCGTCGAGGACGACGACGTCATTCGCGAGGCCACCCAGCTCACCCTGGAGCGGGACGGCTTCGCGGTCACCGCGATGCCCGACGGGCTGTCGGGCCTGGAGGCGTTCCGCGCCGACCGGCCGGACATCGCGCTCCTCGACGTCATGGTGCCCGGGCTGGACGGGGTCAGCCTGTGCCGGCGGATCCGGGACGAGTCGATGGTGCCGGTGATCATGCTGTCGGCCCGCGCCGACGCCATCGACGTGGTGCTGGGCCTGGAGGCGGGTGCCGACGACTACGTGACCAAGCCGTTCGACGCCGCCGTCCTGGTCGCCCGGATCCGCGCGGTGCTGCGCCGCTTCGAGCGGGCGGGCGGGGCCGGACAGGGGCGGGACGCAGAGGACGTCGGCGCCGTCCTGGCGTTCGGCGAACTGGTGGTCGACACCGAGGGTATGGAGGTGCGCAAGGCGGGCGAGCCGGTGGCGCTGACCCCGACCGAGATGCGGCTGCTGCTGGAGTTCTCCGCGGCGCCGGGCACCGTGCTCTCCCGCGACAAGCTGCTGGAACGGGTCTGGGAGTACGGCTGGGGCGGGGACACCCGGGTCGTCGACGTCCATGTGCAGCGCCTGCGGGCGAAGATCGGCCAGGACCGCATCGAGACGGTCCGCGGCTTCGGCTACAAGTTGAAGGCCTGA
- a CDS encoding A/G-specific adenine glycosylase, translated as MTAPTKPPYGTAADSASEHAPGEPLHSPVIDWFDEHARDLPWRRPEAGAWGVMVSEFMLQQTPVNRVLPVYEQWMARWPRPADLAAEAPGEAVRAWGRLGYPRRALRLHGAAVAITERHGGDVPADHAQLLALPGIGEYTAAAVASFAYGQRHAVLDTNVRRVFARAVTGTQYPPNATTAAERRLARALLPEDAETAARWAAASMELGALVCTAKNEACHSCPIAAQCAWRLAGKPAHDGPPRRGQTYAGTDRQVRGRLLAVLREAHGPVPQTALDRVWHEPVQRARALDGLVSDGLVEPMPGGLYRLPLS; from the coding sequence ATGACTGCTCCCACGAAGCCCCCGTACGGCACCGCCGCCGATTCCGCGTCCGAGCATGCTCCCGGTGAGCCGCTGCACTCCCCCGTCATCGACTGGTTCGACGAGCACGCCCGGGACCTTCCGTGGCGACGCCCGGAGGCCGGCGCCTGGGGGGTGATGGTCAGTGAGTTCATGCTGCAGCAGACCCCGGTGAACCGGGTGCTGCCCGTCTACGAGCAGTGGATGGCCCGGTGGCCGCGCCCCGCCGACCTCGCCGCCGAGGCGCCCGGCGAGGCCGTCCGCGCCTGGGGCCGGCTCGGCTACCCGCGCCGCGCGCTGCGGCTGCACGGAGCCGCCGTGGCCATAACGGAACGGCACGGCGGCGACGTACCGGCGGACCACGCCCAGCTGCTGGCGCTGCCCGGCATCGGCGAGTACACGGCCGCGGCCGTGGCGTCGTTCGCGTACGGGCAGCGGCACGCGGTGCTGGACACCAACGTCCGCCGGGTGTTCGCCCGCGCGGTCACCGGCACGCAGTACCCGCCGAACGCCACCACGGCCGCCGAGCGCCGGCTCGCCCGCGCGCTGCTGCCCGAGGACGCGGAGACGGCCGCCCGCTGGGCCGCCGCCTCCATGGAACTCGGCGCGCTGGTGTGCACGGCGAAGAACGAGGCGTGCCACAGCTGCCCGATCGCCGCACAGTGCGCCTGGCGGCTGGCGGGCAAGCCCGCGCACGACGGTCCGCCGCGCCGCGGCCAGACGTACGCGGGCACCGACCGCCAGGTCCGTGGCCGGCTGCTGGCCGTGCTGCGGGAGGCGCACGGGCCGGTGCCGCAGACGGCGCTCGACCGGGTGTGGCACGAACCGGTGCAGCGCGCCCGCGCGCTGGACGGTCTGGTCTCCGACGGTCTGGTCGAGCCGATGCCCGGCGGTCTGTACCGGTTGCCGCTGAGCTGA
- the disA gene encoding DNA integrity scanning diadenylate cyclase DisA has product MAANDRAAAPGKSGGSAGSDGLMRASLSAVAPGTALRDGLERVLRGNTGGLIVLGSDRTVEALCSGGFVLDVEFTATRLRELCKLDGGIVLSSDLSKILRAGVQLVPDPTIPTEETGTRHRTADRVSKQVGFPVVSVSQSMRLIALYVDGQRRVLEDSAAILSRANQALATLERYKLRLDEVAGTLSALEIEDLVTVRDVSAVAQRLEMVRRIATEIAEYVVELGTDGRLLALQLDELIAGVEPERELVVRDYVPEPTAKRSRTVDEALHELNVLTHAELLELSTVARALGYTGSPETLDSAVSPRGFRLLAKVPRLPGAIIDRLVEHFGGLQKLLAASVDDLQTVDGVGEARARSVREGLSRLAESSILERYV; this is encoded by the coding sequence GTGGCAGCCAACGACCGGGCAGCAGCTCCCGGAAAGTCCGGTGGGAGTGCCGGTTCCGATGGCCTGATGCGCGCCTCGCTGAGCGCCGTGGCACCCGGTACCGCCCTGCGTGACGGCCTGGAGCGCGTGCTCCGCGGCAACACCGGCGGTCTCATCGTGCTCGGCTCCGACAGGACCGTCGAGGCGCTGTGCAGCGGCGGCTTCGTGCTGGACGTGGAGTTCACCGCGACCCGGCTGCGTGAGCTGTGCAAGCTGGACGGCGGCATCGTGCTGTCGTCCGACCTGTCCAAGATCCTGCGGGCGGGCGTACAGCTGGTGCCGGACCCGACGATCCCCACGGAGGAGACCGGCACCCGGCACCGCACCGCCGACCGCGTCAGCAAGCAGGTCGGCTTCCCGGTCGTCTCCGTCTCCCAGTCGATGCGCCTGATCGCGCTCTACGTCGACGGTCAGCGCCGTGTCCTGGAGGACTCGGCGGCGATCCTGTCCCGCGCCAATCAGGCGCTCGCCACCCTGGAGCGCTACAAGCTCCGCCTCGACGAGGTCGCGGGCACGCTGTCCGCGCTGGAGATCGAGGACCTGGTGACGGTCCGGGACGTCTCGGCGGTCGCACAGCGGCTGGAGATGGTGCGCCGCATCGCCACCGAAATCGCCGAATACGTGGTCGAACTGGGCACCGACGGCCGTCTTCTCGCGCTCCAGCTCGACGAGTTGATCGCGGGTGTGGAGCCGGAGCGTGAACTGGTCGTACGGGACTACGTCCCCGAGCCGACCGCCAAGCGCTCCCGCACGGTCGACGAGGCGCTGCACGAGCTGAACGTGCTCACCCACGCGGAGCTCCTCGAGCTGTCGACGGTGGCGCGGGCGCTCGGTTACACCGGCTCCCCGGAGACGCTGGACTCTGCGGTGTCGCCGCGCGGCTTCCGGCTGCTGGCCAAGGTGCCGCGGCTGCCGGGCGCGATCATCGACCGGCTGGTGGAGCACTTCGGCGGTCTGCAGAAGCTGCTGGCCGCGAGCGTGGACGACCTGCAGACGGTGGACGGCGTCGGCGAGGCCCGCGCCCGCAGCGTCCGCGAGGGCCTCTCCCGCCTGGCGGAGAGCAGCATCCTCGAACGCTACGTCTGA
- a CDS encoding sensor histidine kinase translates to MDRARTVVVAGRCLLWAALALPAFGAGRLGLNEPRPLGQQLAGAGVLAVATALAGRRPLTAFALTAALCLAAAPALFSLSYGPALAVFALLLGLREGRTGPAALCFLAVGGAGTVRIALGGADPVPEWLVMTGTLLFACVLPWLGGRYWRQSRELTAAGWLRAARLEEEQRLAEERARLRERARIAQDMHDSLGHELSLLALRAGVLQVAPDLPERHRAAAADLRAAAADATDRLHRVIGVLREEDDAPLPLAPAGETVEQLVARAADSGLPVRWGTGARTGTVAPGGVAERLLHRVAREALTNAARHAPGAPVVVEVTGDATSGVTVTVTNRRAADGSRPACSGGGSGLRALRAAVTAVGGTFEAGPHGEGYRVSAHVPALIPAAVVPAPPPSAPYTRARRRVVTALGVAAGTGAVLVAASVGWYAYTETHAVLEPAAYAGLRPGALLADLDLPDRHVQDPPTDRAPAPPDRTDCRYYRASGELFVSVDHYRLCFDDRGRLAAKDVVPRVGGQQKSRREEFVR, encoded by the coding sequence ATGGACCGTGCCCGCACCGTCGTCGTCGCCGGCCGCTGTCTGCTCTGGGCGGCGCTCGCGCTGCCCGCGTTCGGTGCCGGCCGGCTCGGACTGAACGAGCCGCGTCCCCTCGGACAGCAGCTGGCCGGGGCGGGAGTGCTCGCCGTCGCCACCGCACTGGCCGGGCGCCGCCCGCTCACCGCCTTCGCCCTCACGGCCGCCCTGTGCCTCGCCGCCGCCCCCGCCCTGTTCAGCCTCTCCTACGGCCCCGCGCTCGCCGTGTTCGCCCTGCTGCTCGGGCTGCGGGAGGGCCGCACCGGCCCCGCCGCCCTCTGTTTCCTCGCCGTCGGTGGCGCCGGGACCGTGAGGATCGCACTCGGCGGTGCCGATCCGGTCCCGGAGTGGCTGGTCATGACCGGCACCCTGCTTTTCGCCTGCGTCCTGCCCTGGCTCGGCGGCCGCTACTGGCGGCAGAGCCGTGAGCTCACCGCCGCGGGCTGGCTGCGGGCGGCCCGGCTGGAGGAGGAGCAGCGCCTCGCCGAGGAGCGCGCGCGGCTGCGCGAGCGGGCCAGGATCGCCCAGGACATGCACGACTCCCTCGGGCACGAGCTGAGCCTGCTCGCGCTGCGGGCGGGCGTGCTCCAGGTGGCGCCCGACCTGCCGGAGCGGCACCGGGCCGCGGCGGCCGACCTGCGTGCGGCGGCCGCGGACGCCACGGACCGGCTGCACCGCGTCATCGGCGTGCTGCGGGAGGAGGACGACGCACCGCTCCCGCTCGCCCCGGCCGGGGAGACCGTCGAGCAACTCGTAGCCCGCGCCGCCGACTCCGGGCTGCCGGTCCGCTGGGGGACCGGCGCTCGGACCGGGACCGTGGCACCGGGCGGGGTCGCCGAACGGCTGCTGCACCGGGTCGCCCGTGAGGCGCTCACCAACGCGGCACGGCACGCCCCCGGCGCACCGGTCGTCGTGGAGGTCACCGGCGACGCCACCTCGGGAGTGACCGTCACCGTCACCAACCGGCGCGCGGCGGACGGGAGTCGTCCGGCGTGCTCCGGGGGCGGCAGCGGGCTGCGGGCACTGCGTGCCGCCGTCACCGCCGTCGGCGGGACCTTCGAGGCGGGGCCGCACGGTGAGGGGTACCGGGTCAGTGCCCACGTCCCCGCCCTCATCCCGGCGGCCGTCGTCCCGGCGCCTCCGCCTTCCGCCCCCTACACCCGCGCCCGCCGCCGGGTCGTCACCGCGCTCGGCGTCGCGGCGGGCACGGGGGCCGTCCTGGTCGCGGCGTCGGTCGGCTGGTACGCGTACACCGAGACGCACGCGGTGCTGGAACCCGCGGCCTACGCCGGACTTCGCCCGGGCGCGCTCCTCGCCGACCTCGACCTGCCCGACCGGCACGTCCAGGACCCGCCGACGGACCGCGCCCCGGCTCCGCCCGACCGCACGGACTGCCGCTACTACCGCGCGAGCGGCGAACTGTTCGTCTCCGTCGACCACTACCGCCTCTGCTTCGACGACCGGGGGCGCCTGGCCGCCAAGGACGTCGTACCGCGCGTGGGCGGACAACAGAAGTCACGGCGTGAGGAGTTCGTACGGTGA
- a CDS encoding phosphatase PAP2 family protein, with amino-acid sequence MDFVDSGLYRDITDHAYDAPAWLRHTAEIGTEAGLLVFVALFVAGWWRARHADTRAFAIAVLAPLATAVAYVCSELLKSGVTEERPCRAVTGAAPPLAECPPHGDWSFPSNHATIAGASAVTLVLVRRALAWLTAPLALLVAFSRVFVGVHYPHDVAAGLLLGTLVSLAVVGPATGPALRLAAAMRGSTAPAARWLTGPGPRSGATAPTPYATHRRH; translated from the coding sequence ATGGACTTCGTGGACAGCGGGCTCTACCGCGACATCACCGACCACGCGTACGACGCCCCGGCGTGGCTGCGGCACACGGCCGAGATCGGGACGGAGGCCGGACTGCTCGTGTTCGTCGCCCTGTTCGTGGCCGGCTGGTGGCGGGCACGGCACGCGGACACCCGGGCGTTCGCGATCGCGGTCCTTGCACCCCTGGCCACGGCTGTGGCGTACGTGTGCAGCGAACTCCTCAAGTCCGGTGTGACGGAGGAGCGTCCGTGCCGCGCCGTGACCGGTGCCGCTCCTCCCCTCGCGGAGTGTCCGCCGCACGGCGACTGGTCGTTCCCCAGCAATCACGCCACCATCGCCGGCGCGTCGGCCGTCACGCTGGTCCTGGTGCGCCGCGCGCTGGCCTGGCTGACGGCGCCGCTGGCTCTACTCGTCGCGTTCTCACGGGTGTTCGTCGGCGTGCACTACCCGCACGACGTGGCCGCGGGACTGCTGCTCGGCACCCTGGTGTCCCTCGCCGTCGTGGGTCCGGCCACGGGTCCGGCGCTCCGGCTGGCCGCGGCGATGCGCGGCTCGACGGCGCCCGCCGCGCGCTGGCTCACCGGGCCGGGCCCGCGCTCCGGGGCGACCGCCCCCACGCCGTACGCCACGCACCGCCGTCACTGA
- a CDS encoding response regulator transcription factor, with amino-acid sequence MIRVLLADDEAMVRAGVRAILDSGGEAEVVAEAGDGHQAVELARAHRPDVALLDVRMPRLDGLSAAEEIVRTVPGTAVAVLTTFSERAYVARALAGGATGFLLKTGDPYELLAGVRAVAGGAAFLSPKVARYVIEGLGGTDGGGRLAREADARARAALLSPREREVLALVGAGLSNPEIAARLHLVEGTVKAYVSAVLDRLGVRNRVQAAIVAYEAGLVGS; translated from the coding sequence GTGATCCGCGTCCTGCTGGCCGACGACGAGGCGATGGTGCGGGCCGGGGTGCGCGCCATCCTGGACAGCGGCGGGGAGGCGGAGGTCGTCGCCGAGGCCGGCGACGGGCACCAGGCCGTCGAACTCGCCCGCGCGCACCGTCCGGACGTGGCGCTGCTCGACGTCCGCATGCCCCGCCTGGACGGGCTTTCGGCGGCCGAGGAGATCGTCCGCACCGTGCCGGGCACGGCCGTCGCCGTCCTGACGACGTTCTCCGAACGGGCCTACGTGGCCCGGGCGTTGGCCGGCGGCGCCACCGGCTTCCTGCTCAAGACCGGCGACCCCTACGAACTCCTCGCCGGTGTAAGGGCGGTGGCGGGCGGCGCGGCCTTCCTGTCGCCCAAGGTGGCCCGGTACGTCATCGAGGGCCTCGGCGGCACCGACGGTGGCGGGCGGCTGGCCCGCGAGGCCGACGCACGGGCCCGCGCGGCACTGCTCAGCCCGCGCGAGCGCGAGGTGCTCGCCCTGGTCGGGGCGGGGCTGTCCAACCCGGAGATCGCCGCCCGGCTGCACCTCGTCGAGGGCACGGTGAAGGCGTACGTCAGCGCGGTCCTGGACCGGCTCGGCGTGCGCAATCGCGTACAGGCGGCGATCGTCGCGTACGAGGCGGGCCTGGTGGGGAGTTGA
- a CDS encoding SigE family RNA polymerase sigma factor has product MAQGEVLEFEEYVRTRQDALLRSARRLVPDPVDAQDLLQTALVRTYGRWETIVDKRLADAYLRRVMINTRTEWWRARKLEEVPTEQLPEPCVDDATEQYADRALLMDVLKVLAPKQRSVVVLRHWEQMSTEETAAALGMSAGTVKSTLHRALARLREELESRDLDARELEREERERCAA; this is encoded by the coding sequence ATGGCGCAGGGCGAGGTGCTCGAGTTCGAGGAGTACGTCCGCACCCGGCAGGACGCGCTGCTGCGCAGCGCCCGGCGCCTGGTCCCGGACCCCGTCGACGCGCAGGACCTGCTGCAGACGGCCCTGGTGCGTACGTACGGCCGCTGGGAGACCATCGTGGACAAGCGGCTGGCCGACGCCTATCTGCGCCGGGTCATGATCAACACGCGGACGGAGTGGTGGCGGGCGCGCAAGCTGGAGGAGGTGCCCACCGAGCAGCTCCCCGAGCCCTGCGTGGACGACGCCACCGAGCAGTACGCCGACCGCGCCCTGCTGATGGACGTGCTGAAGGTCCTCGCCCCGAAACAGCGCAGCGTCGTGGTGCTGCGACACTGGGAGCAGATGTCCACCGAGGAGACGGCCGCCGCACTCGGCATGTCGGCCGGAACGGTCAAGAGCACGCTGCACCGGGCGCTGGCCCGGCTCCGCGAGGAGCTGGAGTCCCGCGACCTGGACGCACGCGAGCTGGAGCGTGAGGAGCGGGAGCGTTGCGCGGCGTGA
- the cseC gene encoding two-component system sensor histidine kinase CseC, producing the protein MRGYVRRLVTTLVRRAGIGAGLRWKLSAAIALVGALVAIALSLVVHNAARVSMLDNARDLADERIMVAQRNYELSGRLNFPNTKIDDPQLPRELRTKVDEGRRATYVADRGGAPDIWAAVPLKNGHVMSLHSGFTDRSSDILKDLDQALWIGSLATVLGGCALGVLIGGHLSRRLRKAATAANRVAGGETDVRVRDAIGGVVRDETDDLASAVDAMADALRQRLEAERRVTADIAHELRTPVTGLLTAAELLPPGRPTELVQDRAKAMRTLVEDVLEVARLDSASERAELQDILLGEFVARRVAAKDPDATVRVVHESEVTTDPRRLERVLFNLLANAARHGAPPIEVTVEGRVVRVRDHGPGFPEDLLAEGPSRFRTGSADRAGRGHGLGLTIAAGQARVLGARLTFRNVRPAGAPDGTPPEGAVAVLWLPEHAPTNTGSYPVLGQ; encoded by the coding sequence ATGCGTGGGTATGTCCGGCGCCTGGTGACGACGCTTGTCCGGCGGGCGGGCATCGGCGCCGGCCTGAGGTGGAAGCTCAGCGCGGCGATCGCGCTGGTCGGGGCACTGGTGGCGATCGCGCTGAGCCTGGTGGTGCACAACGCGGCCCGGGTGTCGATGCTGGACAACGCGCGCGACCTGGCCGACGAGCGCATCATGGTCGCGCAGCGCAACTACGAGCTGTCCGGACGGCTGAACTTCCCCAATACCAAGATCGACGACCCCCAGCTGCCCCGGGAGCTGCGGACCAAGGTCGACGAGGGCCGCCGGGCGACCTACGTGGCCGACCGGGGCGGGGCGCCGGACATCTGGGCGGCGGTGCCGCTGAAGAACGGGCACGTGATGTCGCTGCACTCCGGCTTCACCGACCGCAGCTCGGACATCCTCAAGGACCTCGACCAGGCCCTGTGGATCGGCTCCCTCGCCACCGTCCTGGGCGGCTGCGCGCTCGGCGTCCTCATCGGCGGGCATCTGTCGCGGCGGCTGCGCAAGGCGGCCACCGCCGCCAACCGGGTCGCGGGGGGCGAGACGGACGTCCGGGTGCGGGACGCCATCGGCGGGGTGGTGCGGGACGAGACCGACGACCTCGCCAGCGCGGTGGACGCGATGGCGGACGCGCTGCGCCAGCGGCTGGAGGCGGAACGCCGGGTGACCGCCGACATCGCCCACGAGCTGCGCACCCCGGTGACCGGCCTGCTCACCGCGGCGGAACTGCTGCCGCCGGGCCGGCCCACGGAGCTGGTGCAGGACCGTGCCAAGGCGATGCGCACCCTCGTCGAGGACGTCCTGGAGGTCGCCCGGCTCGACAGCGCCTCCGAACGGGCCGAGCTGCAGGACATCCTGCTCGGCGAGTTCGTCGCCCGGCGGGTCGCGGCGAAGGACCCGGACGCCACCGTGCGCGTGGTGCACGAGTCCGAGGTCACCACCGATCCCCGGCGGCTGGAGCGGGTGCTGTTCAACCTGCTGGCCAACGCCGCACGGCACGGGGCGCCGCCCATCGAGGTCACCGTGGAGGGCCGGGTCGTCCGGGTCCGCGACCACGGGCCCGGCTTCCCGGAGGACCTGCTCGCCGAGGGGCCGAGCCGGTTCCGCACCGGCAGCGCGGACCGGGCGGGCCGGGGCCACGGCCTGGGCCTGACCATCGCGGCCGGCCAGGCCCGGGTCCTGGGCGCCCGGCTGACCTTCCGCAACGTACGCCCGGCGGGTGCCCCTGACGGCACGCCGCCCGAGGGCGCCGTCGCCGTCCTCTGGCTCCCGGAACACGCCCCGACGAACACGGGCAGCTATCCGGTACTGGGGCAGTGA
- the radA gene encoding DNA repair protein RadA has protein sequence MAARTKTSKDRPSYRCTECGWQTAKWLGRCPECQAWGTVEEYGSAPAVRMTAPGRVTTSALPIGQVDGRQATARSTGVPELDRVLGGGLVPGAVVLVAGEPGVGKSTLLLDVAAKSASDEHRTLYVTGEESASQVRLRADRIHAIDDHLYLAAETDLAAVLGHLDAVKPSLLILDSVQTVASPEIDGAPGGMAQVREVAGALIRASKERGMSTLLVGHVTKDGAIAGPRLLEHLVDVVLHFEGDRHARLRLVRGVKNRYGTTDEVGCFELHDEGITGLADPSGLFLTRRAEPVPGTCLTVTLEGRRPLVAEVQALTVDSQIPSPRRTTSGLETSRVSMMLAVLEQRGRISALGKRDIYSATVGGVKLSEPAADLAVALALASAASDTPLPKNLVAIGEVGLAGEVRRVTGVQRRLAEAHRLGFTHALVPGDPGKVPAGMKVLEVADIGDALRVLPRSRRREAPRESEDRR, from the coding sequence ATGGCTGCCCGTACCAAGACCTCCAAGGACCGTCCGTCCTACCGCTGCACCGAGTGCGGGTGGCAGACGGCCAAGTGGCTCGGCCGCTGCCCCGAGTGCCAGGCCTGGGGGACGGTCGAGGAGTACGGGTCGGCGCCCGCAGTCCGGATGACCGCGCCGGGCCGGGTCACCACGTCCGCGCTGCCCATCGGCCAGGTCGACGGCCGTCAGGCCACCGCCCGCTCCACCGGCGTGCCCGAGCTGGACCGGGTGCTGGGCGGCGGTCTGGTCCCCGGCGCCGTGGTGCTGGTGGCCGGTGAGCCGGGCGTCGGCAAGTCGACGCTGCTGCTGGACGTCGCCGCCAAGTCGGCGAGCGACGAGCACCGCACCCTGTACGTCACGGGTGAGGAGTCGGCGAGCCAGGTGCGGCTGCGCGCCGACCGCATCCACGCGATCGACGACCACCTGTACCTCGCCGCCGAGACCGATCTGGCCGCCGTGCTCGGCCACTTGGACGCGGTGAAGCCGTCGCTGCTGATCCTGGACTCGGTGCAGACGGTGGCGTCCCCGGAGATCGACGGCGCCCCGGGCGGCATGGCGCAGGTACGCGAGGTCGCGGGCGCCCTCATCCGGGCGTCCAAGGAGCGCGGGATGTCCACCCTGCTCGTGGGCCACGTCACCAAGGACGGCGCGATCGCCGGCCCGCGCCTGCTGGAGCACCTGGTGGACGTCGTCCTGCACTTCGAGGGCGACCGGCACGCGCGCCTGCGCCTCGTCCGCGGCGTCAAGAACCGCTACGGCACGACCGACGAGGTCGGCTGCTTCGAACTGCACGACGAGGGCATCACGGGCCTCGCGGACCCGAGCGGACTTTTCCTGACACGTCGGGCGGAACCGGTCCCGGGCACCTGTCTGACCGTCACCCTGGAGGGCCGCCGCCCCCTGGTCGCCGAGGTCCAGGCGCTCACCGTGGACTCGCAGATCCCCTCCCCCCGCCGCACCACCTCCGGCCTGGAGACCTCCCGGGTGTCGATGATGCTGGCGGTGCTGGAACAGCGCGGGCGCATCAGCGCCTTGGGCAAAAGGGACATCTACTCCGCGACGGTGGGCGGGGTGAAGCTGTCGGAGCCGGCCGCGGACCTGGCCGTGGCGCTCGCGCTGGCCTCGGCGGCGAGCGACACCCCGCTGCCGAAGAACCTGGTGGCGATCGGCGAGGTCGGGCTCGCGGGCGAAGTGAGACGGGTCACGGGAGTTCAGCGCAGGCTCGCCGAGGCGCACCGCCTGGGCTTCACGCACGCCCTGGTGCCGGGCGACCCGGGCAAGGTCCCGGCGGGCATGAAGGTCCTGGAAGTGGCGGACATAGGGGACGCGCTGCGGGTCCTTCCCCGCTCCCGTCGGCGAGAGGCCCCACGGGAGTCGGAGGACCGCCGGTAG